The Cyclobacterium amurskyense genome contains the following window.
TCACTCCATTGGGACTGTTCATCAATTTATGCATTCCTGAAATCAGGTCGCTCACATAACCGAAACTACGTGTTTGCATTCCATCCCCAAAAATCGTGATGTCATCCCCTTTCAATGCCTGGACAATAAAATTACTAACTACACGCCCATCATTGGGATGCATCCTTGGCCCATAAGTATTGAAAATACGCATGACCTTAATATCAAGCCCATGTTGTCTATGATAATCAAAAAACAAGGTTTCTGCACATCTTTTCCCCTCATCGTAGCATGCACGTGGTCCGATTGTGCTTACACTACCCTTATAAGATTCTGGTTGGGGATGAATTTCCGGATCACCATATACCTCACTGGTACTTGCTTGTAAGATTTTAATTTTTAACCTCTTAGCAAGACCCAACATATTAATCGCTCCTATAACACTTGTCTTGGTCGTTTGAACTGGGTCAAATTGGTAATGTACTGGACTAGCTGGACAGGCCAAATTGTAAATTTCATCTACTTCGACATACAAGGGAAGCGTAACATCATGTCTAAGAAATTCAAAATTTTTGTTTTCTAATAGGTGATGAATATTTCTCCTTCTACCAGTAAAAAGATTGTCGGCGCATATTACTTCATGGCCCTCTCCCAAAAGTTTATCACAAAGATGGCTACCTAAAAATCCGGCTCCACCGGTTACTAAAATCCTCTTCATTTTATTAAATAATTAGTTAAAAACTTAAAATCAACTATTGCTGCAGTGTATTCTTCAAAAATAATAATATATTCTCCACCGAAATAACTTTTTTATAATGTTATGTATAATTTACTTAATTTTAGTGGTCAATTTAAATATTTGAACAAAAAAATCAATAAAAACCTAAATTACCAATGAACAACTACTTACGATTATTAAAAGTATTCACCTTAGTTTTAATCTTAATCGCTTCCTACGCTCCTCTCAAAGCACAGGATGGGAAAAAAGATTTATATGAACTGAGAGTATATCACATCGACAATTTAAAACAAATAGAAGTAGTCGAGAACTACCTAGAAAAGGCATTTATTCCAGCAGCCCACCGTGCAGGTGTAAAGCATGTTGGTGTTTTCAAACCTTTAGCTTCTGAACCAGATGCAGGAAAAAAAATCTACGTTTTCCTTCCATTTACTAATTCAAAGGATTATTTCAGGTTCCAAAGAAAATTAAAAACAGATGCCAGGCACCAAGAGGATGGCAAAGCTTATATTCAAGCAGCATTTGACAATCCTTCTTTCAATAGAATAGAAACATCTTTAATGCAAGCATTTGAAACAAGATCCAGAATGGCTTTACCTAAGCTAAGTTCTCCTAAAAGCGAAAGAGTATATGAGCTAAGGAGTTATGAATCAGCCACTGAACGTCTTTACCACCAAAAGGTAAAAATGTTTAATGAAGGTGAAATTGATATTTTTGATGAGATGAATTTCAATGGGGTATTTTATGGTGAGCCTCTTGCAGGAGCAAACATGCCTAACTTGGTTTACATGACTGCCTTTGAAAACATGGAAGATAGAGATGCACATTGGGCTGCATTTAGTGATTATCCAG
Protein-coding sequences here:
- a CDS encoding UDP-glucuronic acid decarboxylase family protein; its protein translation is MKRILVTGGAGFLGSHLCDKLLGEGHEVICADNLFTGRRRNIHHLLENKNFEFLRHDVTLPLYVEVDEIYNLACPASPVHYQFDPVQTTKTSVIGAINMLGLAKRLKIKILQASTSEVYGDPEIHPQPESYKGSVSTIGPRACYDEGKRCAETLFFDYHRQHGLDIKVMRIFNTYGPRMHPNDGRVVSNFIVQALKGDDITIFGDGMQTRSFGYVSDLISGMHKLMNSPNGVIGPINIGNPVEFTMLELAENVLELTGSKSKLKYMPLPQDDPMQRKPTIDLARKELDWEPKVQLKEGLVETIKYFDMVLKEDNI
- a CDS encoding NIPSNAP family protein, whose product is MNNYLRLLKVFTLVLILIASYAPLKAQDGKKDLYELRVYHIDNLKQIEVVENYLEKAFIPAAHRAGVKHVGVFKPLASEPDAGKKIYVFLPFTNSKDYFRFQRKLKTDARHQEDGKAYIQAAFDNPSFNRIETSLMQAFETRSRMALPKLSSPKSERVYELRSYESATERLYHQKVKMFNEGEIDIFDEMNFNGVFYGEPLAGANMPNLVYMTAFENMEDRDAHWAAFSDYPAWLALKANSEYDNTVSKNDKRLLRPTSYSDF